From Lytechinus variegatus isolate NC3 chromosome 16, Lvar_3.0, whole genome shotgun sequence, the proteins below share one genomic window:
- the LOC121430409 gene encoding branched-chain-amino-acid aminotransferase-like protein 2: MSMSSDQPSGPVRIMLWSTPRSVSTAFARSMSARGDTEVFWEPYFSCYFFGPDGAERIGELPFDGTELTNEKYTYNYVNKLLGSVDFPVSRILFVKDMVEGIKDDFNVVKSGYKHSFIIRHPRKTFRSLYRSNQARKVSQDNANLIKRHKDVYHTLEQFYRHVQTELDQGAPPIIDADDLVDQPEKLLRKYCQATGIEYTPKMLTWESVDGDQLNWHCTDVGIFARPETKKSLMLSNALKGQGFGKAPDLTKDMKLPSAIEEMIKHALPAYEKLYNLRIKP; encoded by the exons ATGTCGATGTCATCTGATCAACCATCAGGACCTGTTCGGATCATGCTGTGGAGCACACCGAGGTCGGTGTCGACGGCGTTTGCGAGGTCGATGTCGGCTCGGGGTGATACAGAAGTCTTCTGGGAACCCTACTTTTCCTGTTATTTCTTTGGCCCCGATGGAGCAGAGAGGATCGGTGAATTGCCATTTGATG GTACGGAGCTGACCAACGAAAAATATACGTATAACTATGTTAACAAGTTATTGGGATCCGTCGACTTTCCCGTATCAAGGATTCTCTTCGTCAAGGACATGGTTGAAGGTATCAAGGATGATTTCAATGTCGTCAAGTCGGGCTACAAACATTCTTTTATCATTCGCCATCCACGTAAAACTTTTCGTTCTCTTTACCGCAGCAATCAAGCGAGAAAAGTATCCCAAGACAATGCCAATCTGATTAAAAGGCACAAGGATGTGTATCATACCTTGGAGCAGTTTTACCGTCACGTCCAGACCGAGCTCGACCAGGGTGCACCTCCCATTATCGATGCTGATGACCTCGTCGATCAACCAGAGAAGCTGCTTCGGAAATACTGTCAAGCCACGGGTATTGAATACACACCAAAAATGCTGACATGGGAGAGCGTTGATGGCGACCAGCTAAACTGGCACTGTACCGATGTCGGGATCTTCGCGCGCCCTGAGACGAAAAAAAGTTTGATGTTATCAAATGCTTTGAAAGGACAAGGGTTTGGTAAAGCACCGGATCTTACCAAAGATATGAAACTGCCATCAGCCATTGAAGAGATGATTAAACATGCTCTTCCAGCCTACGAGAAGCTATACAACCTTCGTATCAAGCCATAG